The sequence below is a genomic window from Calditrichota bacterium.
TAGTGGATCCCAAAAATCAAGACAAATTTAAGCGACGTTTTTGAGAGAGCAGGCCATTAAGAATTCATTGGGATTCATTCCACCTAAGGCAGAATGAACGTACTCATTGTTATAGAAGTCGATCCACTTGTCAATCGCTTGCTTCGCTTCTTTTAATGACACCCATTCGTTGATCCAAATACAGTCTTCTTTAAACGTTCGAAACCATC
It includes:
- a CDS encoding transposase gives rise to the protein WFRTFKEDCIWINEWVSLKEAKQAIDKWIDFYNNEYVHSALGGMNPNEFLMACSLKNVA